In one window of Flavobacterium ginsengisoli DNA:
- a CDS encoding sensor histidine kinase — MLRTLQTYKLLFLRLIFIVIGIELSLYFFRIGLLFTGVFGLCMVFLLGREMYFYVRNMVLIYNKTISSILQDDFSSDFSKHKFNSTYNELFTLYETLKSKQNEQVTRDIIYRSILNNIESGVIILQKQESDWSIFLMNDYFSSHFNVPKVSKWKYLKNQLPSLCEIIEEDDFHEIKTSIELSINEQSKQTFVLQASRTEIFGQDYFIVLLDSIQNVVEKKEKDAWINLMKVISHELLNSITPIRSICQNLEDLVEQDSLSTEDLEDIKHSVHTMLRRSDHLQKFVEGYRKLAMLPSPKKEKTSLQHITENCIQVMNPLFRKNNIEVTNSVTQNYLINIDSQQIEQVLINLLTNSINALENSNPKQISISAEAKNNRIFIKVSDSGKGIEKEIEDKIFLPFFTTRTEGAGIGLTLSKNIIEAHGGYISHKTENGKTTFEISLIED, encoded by the coding sequence ATGCTAAGGACTTTACAAACTTACAAACTCCTTTTTCTGCGATTAATTTTTATCGTGATCGGAATCGAATTGTCGCTGTATTTCTTTAGAATTGGTTTGCTTTTTACGGGAGTTTTTGGTCTCTGCATGGTTTTTCTGCTTGGGAGGGAAATGTATTTTTATGTTAGAAATATGGTTTTGATTTATAATAAAACCATTTCTTCGATATTGCAGGATGATTTTAGTTCCGATTTTTCTAAACATAAATTCAATAGTACTTATAACGAGCTTTTTACCTTGTATGAAACTTTAAAAAGTAAACAAAATGAGCAAGTTACGAGAGATATTATTTACCGTTCGATTTTAAACAATATAGAATCGGGTGTTATTATTTTACAGAAACAAGAAAGCGATTGGAGTATTTTTTTGATGAACGATTATTTTTCGAGTCACTTTAATGTTCCGAAAGTTTCAAAATGGAAATATCTTAAAAATCAGTTGCCATCTTTGTGTGAAATTATCGAAGAAGATGATTTTCATGAAATTAAAACTTCAATCGAACTTAGTATAAACGAACAAAGTAAACAGACGTTTGTTTTGCAGGCTTCACGAACCGAAATTTTTGGGCAGGATTACTTTATTGTTCTATTAGATTCTATTCAGAATGTAGTAGAAAAGAAAGAAAAAGATGCGTGGATTAATTTGATGAAAGTGATTTCGCATGAATTGCTAAATTCCATCACGCCAATTCGTTCGATTTGCCAGAATTTAGAAGATTTAGTAGAACAAGATTCGCTTTCGACAGAAGACTTAGAAGATATCAAACATAGCGTTCATACAATGCTGAGACGAAGCGATCATTTGCAGAAATTTGTTGAAGGGTACAGAAAATTGGCTATGCTTCCTTCGCCTAAAAAAGAAAAAACTTCACTGCAGCACATAACTGAAAACTGTATTCAGGTTATGAATCCGTTGTTTAGGAAAAATAATATTGAAGTTACCAATTCCGTTACTCAAAATTATCTAATAAATATAGATTCGCAACAGATAGAACAAGTATTGATTAATTTATTGACCAATTCGATTAATGCTTTAGAAAACAGTAATCCAAAGCAAATTTCGATTTCGGCGGAAGCCAAAAACAATCGCATTTTTATAAAAGTTTCGGACTCCGGAAAAGGAATCGAAAAAGAAATTGAGGACAAAATATTCCTTCCGTTTTTCACCACCCGAACAGAAGGAGCGGGAATTGGATTGACTTTATCTAAAAATATTATTGAAGCACACGGCGGTTATATTTCGCATAAAACCGAAAATGGAAAAACGACTTTTGAGATTTCTTTGATTGAGGATTGA
- a CDS encoding ABC transporter ATP-binding protein — MITITKLSKVFRTEELETKALSEISLTINQGDFVSIMGPSGSGKSTLLNIIGLLDSASSGSYQLLDQEMVGLKEKSRAQARKENIGFIFQNFNLIDELSVFDNIELPLIYNNVPSAERKSRVNEMAKILGIAHRLKHFPQQLSGGQQQRVAVARALINNPKIILADEPTGNLDSRNGNEVMELLTDLHASGSTILMVTHSDYDASFSQRTILMKDGEILSEKVNHRNVDVLVTANN; from the coding sequence ATGATTACCATTACAAAACTTTCAAAAGTATTTAGAACTGAGGAATTAGAAACCAAAGCATTAAGTGAAATTTCGTTAACCATCAATCAAGGCGATTTTGTCTCTATTATGGGACCGTCTGGAAGCGGAAAATCGACTTTGTTGAATATCATTGGACTTTTGGATAGCGCTTCTAGCGGAAGTTACCAGCTTTTGGATCAGGAAATGGTTGGCTTAAAAGAAAAGTCTAGAGCGCAAGCCAGAAAAGAAAACATCGGATTCATCTTTCAGAACTTCAATTTAATTGATGAATTATCTGTTTTTGATAATATCGAATTGCCTTTAATTTACAATAACGTTCCTTCTGCCGAAAGAAAATCACGCGTAAACGAAATGGCAAAAATTTTGGGAATCGCTCATAGATTGAAGCATTTTCCGCAACAGCTTTCAGGCGGACAGCAGCAGCGTGTAGCCGTAGCAAGAGCTTTAATCAATAATCCGAAAATTATTTTGGCCGATGAGCCAACAGGAAACCTAGACAGCAGAAACGGAAATGAAGTAATGGAATTGTTGACCGATCTTCATGCCAGCGGATCGACAATCTTAATGGTAACACACTCAGATTACGATGCTTCTTTCTCGCAAAGAACAATTTTAATGAAAGATGGCGAAATCCTTTCTGAAAAAGTAAATCATAGAAATGTTGATGTTTTAGTAACTGCTAACAACTAG
- a CDS encoding ABC transporter permease, protein MLKNWINIFIYQIKHSKLFTALNILGLSIGISGLIFALLYWNDEHSYNAWNPEKDKVYQVLAQLSDMPVTANNPVRLKPHLENDPNVEAVVYADEWYQKDKVVYNGQKEFVDKIVNAEKDFFSLFPFEFIYGNAKSAIKDENSIAISEKLAERFFGNKNPIGKQIKCLDATFTISGVYRIPGNSSIAPNIVINHMKDLADPDKNPGLFVLKVLVKLKDPSKVESTRKMLDKVFYDEVIVRTAKQAGFTPAEMVKKMGSFKVLMEPLSSARLHSVTDGYPEGRGNYQFLVIMACLSVLILILSIVNYINLATANSIKRAKEVGVRKVLGASKKQIVWQFIFETVLMTAFSVLLALMIVEIALPYYNSFLEKN, encoded by the coding sequence ATGCTAAAGAACTGGATCAATATATTTATCTATCAAATCAAACACAGTAAATTATTTACTGCCCTCAATATTCTCGGATTATCAATAGGAATTTCGGGTTTAATTTTCGCACTTCTTTATTGGAACGACGAACACAGCTACAATGCTTGGAATCCCGAAAAAGATAAAGTTTATCAGGTTTTAGCGCAATTGAGCGATATGCCTGTAACTGCAAATAATCCTGTACGTTTAAAACCTCATTTAGAAAATGATCCCAACGTAGAAGCTGTTGTTTATGCAGATGAATGGTATCAAAAAGACAAAGTGGTTTACAATGGGCAAAAGGAATTTGTAGATAAAATCGTAAATGCCGAAAAAGATTTCTTTTCTCTTTTTCCGTTTGAATTTATTTATGGAAATGCCAAATCAGCTATAAAAGACGAAAACAGTATTGCCATTTCAGAGAAACTTGCAGAACGCTTTTTTGGAAATAAAAATCCAATAGGCAAACAAATCAAATGTTTGGATGCTACGTTTACAATTTCAGGTGTTTATCGCATTCCAGGAAACTCATCGATCGCACCAAACATAGTGATAAACCACATGAAAGACTTGGCAGATCCAGACAAAAACCCTGGCCTTTTTGTTTTAAAAGTATTAGTAAAACTAAAAGATCCATCAAAGGTAGAATCGACCAGAAAAATGCTTGATAAAGTATTTTATGACGAGGTTATTGTAAGAACTGCCAAACAAGCGGGTTTTACACCTGCCGAAATGGTCAAGAAAATGGGAAGTTTCAAAGTTTTGATGGAACCGCTTTCATCTGCTAGATTACATTCTGTTACTGATGGATATCCTGAAGGAAGAGGAAATTATCAGTTTCTGGTAATTATGGCTTGCTTATCGGTTTTAATTCTTATTCTGTCTATTGTCAATTATATCAATTTGGCAACAGCAAATTCGATTAAAAGAGCTAAAGAAGTTGGAGTTCGTAAAGTATTGGGCGCTTCCAAAAAACAGATTGTTTGGCAATTCATTTTTGAAACCGTTTTGATGACTGCTTTTTCGGTTTTATTAGCGTTAATGATTGTAGAAATTGCACTTCCTTATTACAATTCTTTTTTAGAAAAAAATTAA
- a CDS encoding ABC transporter permease, with protein MLQNWINIFIYQLKHNKLFTALNILGLSIGIAGLIFATLYWNDEYSYDKWNPERDKTFIVMNNVGKGNIFATNSAITAPLLKSSTPYVENYCYFNDYYTKETVQYNGKIEIVDKIFSAQKSFFSFFPYEFKYGNAKTALQEPQSIVFSEETAFQLFKNENPVGKQVKYADKMYVVRGVYKIPGKSVVMPSAVTNSIEEDLEKHKDHWGFNFGLILKLKNKSDAGFVAKSLDKIFIEKNYKRQARNEGMTLELFIKTYGEPLKTIVVPFENSRLHNESYPFPEGTGNLQFLRILMGLSIVILLLSIVNYINLATANAIKRAKEVGVRKIIGATKGQIVLQFIFETALTMLFALLLALVIVEVSLPFYNQFLNKELVLIGSQFYLQLVVIFILVVIVSGVFPAIYISNFEVLNVLKGNFSHSKNGLWLRNTMLVLQFSIAVFFIIGSIVVYQQVQFMVEKDLGFNGSQIMNITFRAQKDKEQFKRYQTIKEEIKKFKGVEAVSAGAFAIGENWSSKGGLHYKSIPEVLVQQLGSDFGMLEMLGVKLVKGRFLTEKLASDTISNVLLNEVAVKKINEKNPLDKIIDWQGQKYKVVGIVKDFHYYGLDYEISPMIFFHINTQKWTQGNIGSITVKVSPKDMPQTISALKTYWSKKVDSEYPFEYNFLDKNFAKTFKKYEDQRNLFALLNVVVILIAVFGLFALASFSMERRLKEIAIRKTLGAETNTLLKELSKQYVVFCIIGFFIGIVPAYFLLQKWLKNFPFRIDITLLPFILAFVSLLFLTLTIVLLKAYQVTKVDVLKYLKYE; from the coding sequence ATGCTTCAGAATTGGATTAATATATTTATTTATCAATTAAAGCATAACAAGCTTTTCACAGCTCTGAACATTCTAGGTCTGAGTATTGGAATTGCAGGTTTAATCTTTGCAACGCTGTATTGGAACGATGAATACTCGTATGATAAATGGAATCCTGAAAGGGATAAGACATTTATTGTTATGAATAATGTAGGAAAAGGAAATATTTTTGCGACAAACTCTGCTATTACCGCGCCATTATTGAAATCGTCTACTCCATATGTAGAAAATTATTGTTATTTCAATGACTATTACACTAAGGAAACCGTACAATATAATGGCAAAATAGAAATCGTTGATAAGATCTTTTCTGCACAAAAAAGTTTCTTTTCTTTTTTTCCGTATGAATTCAAATATGGTAATGCAAAAACGGCGCTTCAAGAACCACAAAGCATTGTTTTTTCAGAGGAAACTGCTTTTCAATTATTTAAAAATGAAAACCCAGTTGGTAAGCAAGTAAAATATGCAGACAAAATGTATGTTGTTCGAGGCGTTTACAAAATACCTGGAAAATCTGTTGTGATGCCAAGCGCGGTTACCAACAGTATTGAAGAAGATCTTGAAAAACACAAAGACCATTGGGGCTTTAATTTTGGTTTAATCTTAAAATTGAAAAATAAGAGTGATGCTGGATTTGTAGCCAAATCTTTAGATAAAATATTTATAGAAAAAAACTATAAAAGACAAGCAAGAAATGAAGGAATGACGCTTGAATTGTTTATAAAAACATACGGAGAACCTTTGAAAACCATAGTTGTTCCTTTTGAAAATTCTAGACTTCACAATGAAAGTTATCCGTTTCCAGAAGGAACAGGAAATCTTCAGTTTTTACGAATCTTGATGGGTTTATCAATTGTGATTTTATTGCTGTCAATTGTAAATTATATCAATTTAGCTACAGCCAATGCTATAAAACGAGCAAAAGAAGTTGGCGTGAGAAAAATAATTGGTGCCACAAAAGGACAGATTGTTCTTCAATTTATATTTGAAACTGCCCTAACCATGCTTTTTGCTTTATTATTGGCACTTGTTATTGTGGAAGTTTCTCTGCCTTTTTACAATCAGTTTTTAAACAAAGAATTAGTTCTTATCGGATCTCAATTTTATTTACAGCTTGTTGTAATCTTTATTCTTGTGGTAATTGTGAGTGGTGTTTTTCCTGCAATTTACATTTCAAATTTTGAAGTTTTGAATGTTTTAAAAGGAAATTTTTCGCACAGCAAAAACGGTTTGTGGCTTAGAAACACTATGCTTGTTTTACAATTTTCGATTGCTGTTTTCTTTATCATCGGTTCTATTGTTGTATACCAACAAGTTCAATTTATGGTAGAAAAAGATTTGGGTTTTAATGGATCTCAAATAATGAACATCACTTTTAGAGCACAAAAGGACAAAGAACAATTTAAGCGATATCAAACCATAAAGGAGGAAATAAAGAAATTTAAAGGTGTTGAAGCCGTTTCTGCTGGCGCTTTTGCTATTGGAGAAAATTGGTCTTCAAAAGGTGGATTACACTATAAAAGCATTCCAGAAGTTCTCGTTCAGCAATTGGGTTCTGATTTTGGAATGCTGGAAATGTTGGGTGTTAAACTAGTTAAAGGACGGTTTCTTACCGAAAAACTGGCTTCCGACACGATTTCTAATGTATTACTTAATGAAGTAGCAGTCAAAAAAATAAATGAAAAAAATCCTTTGGATAAAATTATCGACTGGCAAGGCCAAAAATACAAAGTTGTGGGAATCGTAAAAGACTTTCATTATTATGGTCTTGATTATGAAATTAGTCCAATGATTTTCTTTCATATCAATACTCAAAAATGGACACAAGGTAATATCGGATCGATTACAGTAAAAGTTTCACCAAAAGATATGCCTCAAACTATATCGGCACTTAAAACTTATTGGTCTAAAAAAGTAGATTCAGAATATCCTTTTGAGTATAATTTCTTAGATAAAAACTTTGCGAAAACTTTTAAAAAGTACGAAGATCAAAGAAACTTATTTGCTTTATTGAATGTTGTTGTGATTCTAATTGCCGTTTTCGGGCTGTTTGCCTTAGCTTCTTTTTCTATGGAAAGAAGACTCAAAGAAATTGCAATCAGAAAGACACTTGGCGCTGAAACCAATACTTTACTGAAAGAACTATCTAAACAATATGTAGTTTTCTGTATCATTGGTTTCTTTATCGGAATTGTTCCTGCTTATTTTTTATTGCAGAAATGGCTTAAAAATTTCCCATTCCGAATTGATATTACTCTTCTACCCTTTATTCTTGCTTTTGTGTCTTTGCTTTTCCTTACACTGACAATAGTATTGCTAAAAGCCTATCAAGTAACAAAAGTGGATGTTTTAAAATACTTAAAATACGAGTAA
- a CDS encoding sigma-54-dependent transcriptional regulator, which translates to MKKTNASILIIDDQEDILFASKVYLKKYFENIYTLNNPKNIVELLAKNAIDVVLLDMNYRLGFEDGREGLYLLKEIKTLSPKTVVILMTAFGKVETAVEGLKSGAFDYILKPWENKKLLESVKQAVDKARKEQKKSKDVEIKEDFFVGSSEIIKKAYSLADKVAKTDANVLILGENGTGKFVLAHHIHTQSERKNQPFIAVDLGSLNSNIFESELFGYAKGAFTDAKTDTAGRFEMAQNGTIFLDEIGNVPLHLQSKLLQVIQTKTVTRLGETKARPLNVRIITATNLNLKLEVADKNFREDLYYRINTMEIVLPPLRERHEDKIPLAEYLLDKMIEKYNRDKITFDKKVLEQIEKHAWNGNIREMENKIERAVILCENNTIMVSDLDLETITPYEENSDDIQLSSVEKAAVEKALLKNNNNISKTAEELGLSRGALYRRLEKFNINID; encoded by the coding sequence ATGAAAAAGACCAACGCATCTATTTTAATCATCGACGATCAGGAAGACATTCTTTTTGCATCAAAAGTCTACCTGAAAAAGTATTTTGAAAACATTTATACACTCAATAACCCGAAAAACATTGTCGAATTATTGGCAAAAAATGCCATTGATGTTGTACTGTTAGACATGAATTACAGATTAGGTTTTGAAGATGGAAGAGAAGGTTTGTATTTATTGAAAGAAATAAAAACGCTTTCGCCTAAAACGGTGGTAATTCTAATGACGGCTTTCGGAAAAGTAGAAACCGCTGTTGAAGGATTAAAATCGGGTGCTTTTGATTATATTCTGAAACCTTGGGAAAATAAAAAGCTTTTAGAATCGGTAAAACAAGCAGTCGATAAAGCTCGAAAAGAACAGAAGAAAAGCAAAGATGTTGAGATAAAAGAAGACTTTTTTGTTGGAAGTTCTGAGATTATAAAAAAGGCATATTCTTTAGCAGATAAAGTCGCAAAAACTGATGCCAATGTTTTGATTTTGGGTGAAAACGGAACAGGGAAATTTGTTCTCGCGCATCATATTCATACACAATCCGAAAGAAAAAATCAGCCGTTTATTGCTGTTGATTTGGGCTCTTTGAATTCAAATATTTTCGAAAGCGAATTGTTTGGTTATGCCAAAGGCGCTTTTACAGATGCTAAAACCGATACAGCGGGACGTTTTGAAATGGCGCAGAACGGAACTATTTTCTTAGACGAAATAGGAAATGTACCGCTTCATTTACAATCAAAACTTTTGCAAGTTATTCAGACCAAAACCGTAACAAGATTGGGAGAAACTAAAGCAAGACCTTTAAACGTTAGAATTATTACAGCAACCAATTTGAATTTAAAACTAGAAGTTGCTGATAAAAATTTCCGTGAAGATTTGTATTATCGCATCAATACGATGGAAATTGTTTTGCCTCCATTAAGAGAAAGACACGAAGATAAGATTCCACTTGCCGAGTATCTTTTGGATAAAATGATTGAAAAATATAACCGGGACAAAATCACTTTTGATAAAAAAGTTTTGGAACAAATTGAAAAGCACGCATGGAACGGAAACATTCGTGAAATGGAAAATAAGATTGAACGTGCGGTTATTCTCTGTGAAAACAACACCATAATGGTTTCTGATCTGGATTTAGAAACGATTACGCCTTATGAAGAAAACTCAGATGATATTCAGCTTTCTTCGGTTGAAAAAGCAGCGGTTGAAAAAGCACTGCTTAAAAACAACAACAATATCAGTAAAACTGCCGAAGAATTGGGATTGTCAAGAGGCGCGCTGTACAGACGTTTGGAGAAATTTAATATCAATATCGACTAA
- a CDS encoding ABC transporter permease: MILVFLITIVFAGIFPALYVANFETLKVLRGNYARSKSGVWIRNGMLIFQFAIASFFIIGSVVVYQQIKYLNNKDLGFKGDQVMAISLNLPSSYYQGENVGKNIFERYNTIKQELSKIKGVENVSTGLLSFDGEDDSQWPIWYRDVLFKQKAIGLDYDMLNLLNIKVIKGRNLSPNIASDTINSVLVNEKSLALMQIKDPIGKEIKIGNQKMRIIGVVKDFNLLSPEVDVPPITFYHIKSLDMANEMNRIYVKLKADQIQSSIVAIEKFWKTKVDTEYPFQYDFADKEYARTYESYVKQKNLFSLLNVIVILIALFGLFALASYSIQRRMKEIAIRKTLGAETNILLKELSKQYVVYCAIGFLIAVFPAYVLLQKWLNNFAFRIEIPMLAVSTFLFAFIVFNAMYCFSKSVSSNKSRCPEIFKIRIS; the protein is encoded by the coding sequence TTGATACTAGTTTTTCTCATAACCATTGTATTTGCAGGGATATTTCCAGCATTATATGTTGCTAATTTCGAGACTTTAAAAGTTTTAAGAGGCAATTACGCTCGAAGTAAAAGCGGCGTTTGGATTAGAAATGGAATGCTTATTTTTCAATTTGCCATTGCTTCCTTTTTTATTATTGGTTCTGTCGTTGTCTATCAGCAAATTAAATATCTAAACAATAAAGATCTTGGTTTTAAAGGCGATCAGGTTATGGCAATTTCGTTAAATCTTCCGTCTTCCTATTATCAGGGAGAAAATGTTGGAAAGAATATTTTTGAAAGATATAACACTATAAAACAGGAACTTTCAAAAATTAAAGGCGTTGAAAATGTTTCAACCGGTCTTCTTTCTTTTGACGGAGAAGATGATTCACAATGGCCAATTTGGTATCGAGATGTGCTTTTCAAACAAAAAGCAATCGGACTTGACTATGATATGCTAAATCTGTTAAATATAAAAGTAATAAAAGGCAGAAATCTTAGTCCAAACATAGCTTCAGACACTATAAATTCTGTTTTAGTCAATGAAAAATCATTGGCTTTAATGCAGATAAAAGATCCTATTGGTAAAGAGATCAAAATTGGAAATCAGAAAATGAGGATTATTGGCGTGGTAAAAGATTTTAATCTTTTAAGTCCAGAAGTCGATGTTCCGCCGATTACTTTTTATCACATAAAATCTCTAGATATGGCCAATGAAATGAATCGAATCTATGTAAAATTAAAAGCAGATCAGATTCAAAGTAGTATTGTTGCAATTGAAAAATTCTGGAAAACAAAAGTCGATACCGAATATCCATTTCAATATGATTTTGCCGATAAAGAATATGCGCGAACTTACGAGTCTTATGTAAAGCAGAAAAATTTGTTTTCTCTGCTCAATGTTATTGTAATTCTTATTGCCCTTTTCGGACTTTTTGCTCTCGCATCTTATTCCATTCAAAGAAGAATGAAAGAAATTGCGATTCGAAAAACTTTGGGCGCAGAGACCAATATTTTACTGAAAGAACTGTCTAAACAATATGTAGTTTATTGTGCAATAGGTTTCCTTATTGCTGTATTTCCTGCCTATGTTTTATTGCAGAAATGGCTGAATAATTTTGCCTTTAGAATCGAAATTCCGATGCTTGCCGTTTCTACTTTCCTTTTTGCTTTTATTGTTTTTAACGCTATGTATTGTTTTAGCAAAAGCGTATCAAGCAACAAAAGTCGATGTCCTGAAATATTTAAAATACGAATAAGTTAG
- a CDS encoding ABC transporter permease encodes MLKNWTNIFVYHIKNNKFFTALNILGLSIGIAGLIFAILYWNDEHSYDQWNPEKDKIFIAMNDFGGGNIWTTNSPIPGRMLNATTSYLDKYCYFRVNYTTETIQYKGKIELVDKIFSAERSFFSFFPFEFIQGNAKTAFSDRNSMVLSKETAARIFKNENPMGKQVKYADRIFVVRGIYKMPEKSSVMPSVITPVLEEELEQNKDNWGFSYGLMLKLKKPSDTTAVIQNLDKIFLEDNYKKQAKAEGLSIEQFIKQYGEPIKTRLLPFTKARLRQGNYAFPEQNANLQFLKIIMGLSILILILSIVNYINMATANAVKRAKEVGVRKIVGATKSQIVTQFVFETTLITLFSVLLAMVIVELSLPFYNAFLNKNLTLIGTQFYFQLILIFFFVILVSGVFPAVYIANFETLKVLKGNFSRSKNGVWIRNGMLVLQFSIATLFIIGSFIVYRQVNFMMAKDLGFNGSQVMDISFKPQKGKNQYERYKTIKQELEKIKGVEGVSAGMFSIGSNDNSWQELHYKSNKAVITQQMPMDFGQLNLLGIQIIKGKDLNPELATDSISSALLNETAAKTLQVKDPVNQDITFGGKKFKVVGIVKNFHYVGMEYNIAPMIFFHINAFDWMTNDMHNISVKISPDQMPETIAAINKLWKSKVDQEYPFEYDFVDKNFARTYKKYEDQRNLFALLNVVVILIAVFGLFALASFSMERRLREIAIRKTLGAETNILLKELSKQYVIFCVLGFLIGIVPAYLLMQKWLENFASRIDIPFLPFFVAFISLLFLTLTIVLAKAYQVTKVNVLKYLKYE; translated from the coding sequence ATGCTTAAAAATTGGACAAACATATTTGTTTATCATATAAAGAACAACAAATTCTTTACAGCCCTTAATATATTGGGCTTGAGTATAGGAATTGCAGGTTTAATCTTTGCAATTCTATACTGGAACGACGAACATTCTTACGATCAATGGAATCCTGAGAAAGATAAAATTTTCATTGCAATGAATGATTTTGGAGGTGGAAATATCTGGACAACAAATTCTCCAATTCCAGGCAGAATGCTTAATGCAACTACTTCATATTTGGATAAATACTGTTATTTCAGAGTAAACTATACCACGGAAACTATTCAGTATAAGGGAAAAATCGAATTGGTTGACAAAATCTTTTCAGCCGAAAGGAGTTTCTTTTCTTTCTTCCCTTTTGAATTTATTCAAGGTAATGCTAAGACAGCTTTTAGCGACCGCAACAGCATGGTTCTTTCTAAAGAAACTGCTGCGCGCATTTTTAAGAATGAAAACCCAATGGGAAAACAGGTCAAATACGCAGATCGAATTTTTGTTGTTCGCGGTATATATAAAATGCCTGAAAAATCGTCAGTAATGCCTTCGGTAATTACTCCTGTTTTAGAAGAGGAATTAGAACAAAACAAAGATAACTGGGGTTTTAGTTACGGATTAATGCTAAAGCTCAAAAAGCCAAGCGACACCACAGCAGTTATTCAAAATTTAGACAAAATATTTCTTGAAGACAACTACAAAAAACAGGCAAAAGCTGAAGGCTTATCAATTGAACAATTTATTAAGCAATACGGCGAACCTATAAAAACAAGGCTTCTTCCGTTTACAAAAGCAAGGCTTCGTCAAGGAAATTATGCATTTCCTGAACAGAATGCCAATTTGCAATTTCTAAAAATTATAATGGGTTTATCTATCTTAATTTTAATACTTTCGATCGTAAACTACATTAATATGGCTACTGCAAATGCAGTAAAACGAGCCAAAGAAGTTGGAGTTCGCAAGATAGTCGGTGCTACTAAATCGCAAATTGTTACACAGTTTGTTTTTGAAACCACGCTTATTACTTTGTTTTCGGTTTTACTGGCAATGGTAATCGTAGAACTTTCGCTTCCTTTTTACAATGCTTTTTTAAACAAGAACTTAACATTAATTGGAACTCAATTTTACTTCCAACTTATTTTAATTTTCTTCTTTGTAATCCTTGTTTCGGGGGTTTTTCCTGCTGTTTACATTGCAAATTTTGAAACACTGAAAGTCTTAAAAGGCAATTTTTCGAGAAGTAAAAACGGTGTCTGGATTCGTAACGGAATGCTTGTTTTGCAGTTTTCTATTGCTACCCTTTTTATTATCGGGTCGTTTATTGTCTATAGACAGGTAAACTTTATGATGGCGAAAGATTTAGGTTTTAATGGATCTCAGGTTATGGATATTTCTTTTAAACCGCAAAAAGGAAAAAATCAATACGAAAGGTACAAAACCATTAAACAAGAACTAGAAAAAATTAAAGGTGTTGAAGGAGTTTCTGCAGGAATGTTTTCTATTGGAAGCAATGATAATTCTTGGCAAGAGCTTCATTATAAATCCAATAAAGCAGTCATAACACAGCAAATGCCAATGGACTTTGGACAATTAAATCTTTTAGGAATTCAGATTATCAAAGGAAAAGATTTGAATCCCGAATTGGCAACAGACAGCATTTCGAGTGCTTTATTGAATGAAACCGCCGCAAAAACGCTTCAAGTAAAGGATCCTGTAAATCAGGATATCACTTTTGGAGGGAAAAAATTTAAAGTTGTGGGTATTGTCAAAAATTTCCATTATGTCGGAATGGAATATAATATCGCTCCAATGATTTTCTTCCATATCAATGCTTTTGACTGGATGACAAATGATATGCACAATATTTCTGTTAAAATATCGCCAGATCAAATGCCAGAAACCATTGCCGCAATTAATAAATTATGGAAATCTAAAGTCGATCAGGAATATCCTTTTGAGTATGATTTTGTAGATAAAAACTTTGCCAGAACCTATAAAAAATATGAGGATCAAAGAAACTTGTTTGCTCTGCTGAATGTGGTCGTAATATTAATTGCTGTTTTCGGATTATTTGCTTTGGCTTCTTTTTCTATGGAAAGAAGATTGCGCGAAATCGCCATTAGAAAAACACTCGGTGCGGAAACCAATATTCTATTAAAGGAATTATCAAAACAGTATGTAATTTTCTGCGTACTTGGTTTCTTAATCGGAATTGTTCCTGCTTATTTATTGATGCAAAAATGGCTAGAAAACTTTGCTTCTCGAATCGATATTCCGTTTTTGCCATTCTTCGTTGCTTTTATATCACTGTTGTTTTTAACGCTGACGATTGTTTTAGCAAAAGCCTACCAAGTGACCAAAGTAAATGTTTTAAAATATTTAAAATACGAGTAA